One Plectropomus leopardus isolate mb chromosome 1, YSFRI_Pleo_2.0, whole genome shotgun sequence DNA segment encodes these proteins:
- the hddc3 gene encoding guanosine-3',5'-bis(diphosphate) 3'-pyrophosphohydrolase MESH1, whose protein sequence is MNSDAVLLLETVNFAAEKHRNQRRKDPEGTPYINHPVGVARILSHEGGVTEIEVLQAALLHDTVEDTDTSPAELEAKFGPVVARIVQEVTDDKSLPKQERKRLQVEHAPHCSHQAKLVKLADKLYNLRDLNRCTPAGWTAERVHEYFVWASEVVRGLKGTNSALEEKLEELFRQRGVQL, encoded by the exons atGAATTCAGACGCAGTTTTACTGTTAGAGACGGTCAATTTTGCCGCAGAGAAACATCGTAACCAGCGACGTAAAGACCCGGAGGGAACGCCGTACATCAACCACCCCGTCG GAGTAGCGAGAATCCTCAGCCATGAAGGAGGCGTCACAGAAATCGAGGTTTTGCAA GCTGCTCTGCTTCATGACACAGTGGAGGACACGGACACCTCTCCTGCAGAACTTGAAGCCAAGTTTGGACCGGTCGTGGCTCGCATCGTTCAGGAGGTGACGGATGATAAGAGTCTGCCCAAACAGGAGAGGAAGCGTCTGCAGGTGGAACATGCGCCTCACTGCAGCCACCAAGCCAAACTGGTCAAACTGGCTGATAAACTATACAACCTGCGGGATCTGAACCGCTGCACCCCTGCTG gttGGACAGCCGAGCGGGTGCATGAGTATTTTGTGTGGGCCTCTGAGGTAGTTAGAGGCCTGAAAGGAACCAACTCGGCTCTGGAAGAGAAGCTGGAGGAACTGTTCAGACAGAGAGGAGTCCAGCTCTAA